Proteins encoded in a region of the Pirellulaceae bacterium genome:
- a CDS encoding endonuclease/exonuclease/phosphatase family protein, whose product MKALFVMLTLVSLLIGDGQAQVTAVPGRMRLITYNVWYGFTKLPQRKTRWVEWMSRQQPDLVCLQELNGYTSDQLKRDAASWGHEHSVLLKEDGFPTGLTSRFPIQDVQRLRKGFQHGAMRVLTAGSYVYVIHLHPSNWRTRQQEIEFVLADFERLPDDARVLLVGDFNTFSPKDKDHYQSKLEVFFANRDDRFREVNLREGQLDYSVVKRVEAEGFVDLEAKFREVFQGTFPTEIEKPGDDGDSRRLDYVFANPIVAKQCVAARSIVDLETAKISDHYPVIVDFKIAP is encoded by the coding sequence ATGAAAGCATTATTCGTTATGCTGACGCTAGTTAGCTTGCTGATTGGAGATGGGCAAGCTCAGGTTACGGCGGTGCCCGGACGAATGCGGTTGATTACCTATAACGTTTGGTACGGGTTTACGAAACTTCCGCAACGCAAAACTCGCTGGGTCGAGTGGATGTCGCGGCAACAACCCGACTTGGTGTGCTTGCAAGAATTGAACGGCTACACTTCCGATCAATTGAAGCGAGATGCAGCCAGTTGGGGGCACGAACATAGCGTGTTGCTCAAAGAAGACGGCTTTCCGACCGGTTTGACTTCGCGATTTCCGATTCAAGACGTCCAACGCTTAAGGAAAGGATTCCAGCATGGTGCCATGCGAGTCTTGACTGCGGGCTCTTACGTCTATGTGATTCACTTGCATCCGAGTAATTGGCGCACACGACAGCAGGAGATCGAGTTCGTTCTGGCGGATTTTGAACGATTACCCGATGACGCGCGAGTGCTCCTCGTCGGTGACTTCAATACCTTTTCACCCAAGGATAAAGACCACTATCAGTCGAAGTTGGAAGTTTTTTTTGCAAACCGGGACGACCGATTTCGCGAAGTCAATTTGCGTGAAGGGCAATTGGATTATTCGGTGGTGAAACGTGTTGAAGCGGAGGGCTTCGTGGATTTGGAGGCGAAGTTTCGTGAAGTTTTTCAAGGTACGTTTCCCACGGAAATCGAAAAACCGGGCGATGACGGTGATTCACGGCGTTTAGACTACGTGTTTGCGAATCCAATTGTCGCGAAACAGTGCGTGGCGGCGCGCTCAATCGTCGATTTGGAAACCGCAAAAATTTCCGATCACTATCCGGTCATTGTGGATTTTAAGATAGCGCCCTGA
- a CDS encoding STAS domain-containing protein yields the protein MIDYRRREVGADGQVLLMELSGQLDAAACEFLFSVIDGEIEDGRNQLIMDCHDLRFISSIGLGMLIRIHSKAKKNGGDVKLSRVHGVIADVIKLVMLDKVLQIYPTVDEAVAAFEV from the coding sequence ATGATTGATTACCGAAGACGGGAGGTCGGCGCTGATGGTCAGGTGCTTTTGATGGAGCTTTCCGGCCAGTTAGATGCTGCAGCCTGTGAATTTTTGTTTTCCGTCATTGATGGTGAAATCGAGGATGGTCGCAATCAGCTAATTATGGATTGTCATGACCTGCGTTTCATTTCCAGTATCGGGTTGGGGATGCTGATTCGAATTCATTCGAAAGCCAAAAAGAATGGTGGGGATGTCAAATTGAGTCGGGTGCATGGCGTGATTGCTGATGTGATTAAGTTGGTCATGCTCGACAAAGTGCTGCAAATCTACCCAACCGTTGACGAAGCGGTTGCAGCCTTCGAGGTCTGA
- a CDS encoding SGNH/GDSL hydrolase family protein yields the protein MTSSLGDDEKRPPKRGRLRSKLLVLTISCCLCLLFLEVTCQIFLARKYSRLTTRQALSRIFQAAPVDQKAKRFDAELGWANIPNYSKDGITHNSFGFRGPREYPLTVPPGKTRIICIGDSFTYGQGCKDDEAYPARLESLNRNIEAINLGTGGYGIDQAYLKYKRDGVDFETDLLLFTFIQNDFERMALPTFLVNNPKPYLVVKNKSLLVANVPVPDWSDPTRSWLETFPNKTALFRVCRKIIDERFKPKDVFPVASKVFDELHQLSLARSQQLVLVYLPTIRDDFKQRPKYTSRVREFAKQEKIPFIDLTTTFKTLSPERLLAQVQKDEPSGHYSAEGNQLVAETLMRELKVLMPQIAQGTRKKETQD from the coding sequence GACATCATCACTTGGCGATGACGAGAAACGACCTCCCAAAAGAGGTCGCCTTCGAAGCAAGTTGCTCGTTTTGACAATCAGCTGTTGCCTCTGCCTGTTGTTTCTTGAGGTCACCTGCCAGATCTTTTTGGCTCGTAAATATTCGCGGCTCACGACAAGACAAGCTTTGTCTCGAATCTTTCAGGCCGCCCCTGTCGATCAGAAGGCGAAACGTTTCGATGCCGAACTGGGATGGGCTAACATCCCGAACTATTCGAAAGACGGCATCACTCATAATTCTTTCGGTTTTCGTGGGCCCCGCGAATATCCGCTCACGGTTCCACCGGGTAAGACGCGGATCATTTGCATCGGTGATTCCTTCACCTACGGGCAAGGTTGCAAAGACGACGAGGCCTATCCGGCTCGCCTTGAAAGTCTCAATCGAAATATAGAAGCAATCAATTTGGGTACAGGCGGATACGGAATCGACCAAGCTTACCTCAAATACAAGCGGGATGGCGTTGACTTTGAGACGGACCTCTTGCTCTTTACGTTCATCCAAAATGATTTTGAACGCATGGCATTACCCACCTTCTTGGTAAACAATCCCAAACCTTATCTTGTGGTGAAAAACAAATCGCTGCTGGTTGCCAACGTACCTGTCCCCGACTGGAGCGACCCCACCCGCAGCTGGCTCGAAACCTTCCCCAACAAGACAGCTCTTTTCCGAGTTTGCAGGAAAATAATTGACGAACGCTTTAAACCCAAAGACGTATTCCCTGTAGCGAGCAAGGTTTTTGATGAGCTCCACCAGCTGTCCCTAGCTCGAAGTCAGCAACTCGTGTTGGTCTATCTACCAACCATTAGAGATGACTTCAAACAAAGGCCCAAATACACTTCCCGTGTCAGAGAGTTTGCAAAGCAAGAGAAAATCCCCTTCATTGATCTTACAACTACTTTCAAAACTCTATCCCCAGAAAGGCTGCTTGCGCAAGTCCAGAAAGACGAGCCTAGCGGCCATTACTCAGCAGAAGGCAATCAACTCGTTGCCGAGACCTTAATGAGGGAACTGAAAGTGTTGATGCCTCAGATCGCTCAAGGCACACGCAAAAAAGAGACACAGGACTAA
- a CDS encoding RNA polymerase sigma factor: MSADAADIAAVLAAVLAGDDDSFHSIAARYETALMRVAFSRLGQRDQAEEAVQETFLNAFRSLHTYDSHYSFRTWLWTILLNQCRRQYQKKKRTPATVSWDFEWHRGPPISHPEETITAENIAITQEKKMVLDSLLDKLPPNQADAYDCGFTRTSSIKKSPTRCDAVSPRLRIE, translated from the coding sequence ATGAGCGCAGATGCCGCTGACATCGCCGCAGTCCTGGCCGCAGTCCTGGCGGGTGACGACGATTCATTTCATTCAATTGCAGCTCGATACGAAACAGCCTTGATGCGTGTGGCGTTCAGTCGACTCGGCCAACGCGATCAAGCGGAAGAGGCGGTACAAGAAACTTTTCTGAATGCGTTTCGATCGCTCCATACCTACGACTCTCACTACAGTTTTCGCACTTGGCTTTGGACCATTTTACTTAATCAATGCCGACGACAATACCAGAAAAAAAAGCGAACTCCGGCGACTGTTAGCTGGGATTTCGAGTGGCATCGAGGTCCGCCGATTAGCCATCCCGAGGAGACGATCACCGCTGAGAACATTGCCATCACTCAGGAAAAGAAGATGGTGCTGGATTCATTATTGGACAAGCTTCCCCCCAATCAGGCAGATGCTTACGATTGCGGTTTTACGCGGACCTCAAGTATCAAGAAATCGCCGACACGATGCGATGCCGTCTCTCCACGGCTAAGAATCGAGTAA
- a CDS encoding metalloregulator ArsR/SmtB family transcription factor: protein MNDWTTHNPMATQPFPNSKPSLASNTPEQTQVDREAQQPALKDLASAFRLLADETRLRVLSLLVEFDELNVRALCDILEQSQPAVSHHLGLLRTAGLVRARRDGKHNFYRTVPEKLESVIELARINVVPRHSIG from the coding sequence ATGAACGACTGGACGACTCACAATCCGATGGCGACTCAACCTTTCCCCAATTCAAAACCTTCGCTTGCTTCGAACACACCGGAGCAAACCCAAGTCGATCGCGAAGCACAGCAACCGGCGTTGAAAGATCTCGCCAGTGCATTCCGACTACTTGCCGATGAAACCCGATTGCGCGTGTTGAGCTTGCTCGTTGAGTTTGACGAATTAAACGTTCGGGCACTTTGCGACATTTTGGAGCAAAGCCAGCCGGCCGTCAGCCATCACCTCGGCCTGTTGCGCACGGCCGGTTTAGTGAGAGCTCGCCGTGACGGCAAACACAACTTTTATCGAACCGTGCCCGAAAAGCTAGAATCGGTGATCGAACTAGCGCGCATCAATGTAGTGCCGCGTCATTCAATCGGTTAG
- a CDS encoding RNA methyltransferase: MNEFIHQRHKPPSSLNRPRELIVALPPMRSNVNLARIVRAAGCCGVTKVIACGNQRVDPKIARDALSFVALDRRRSLPPVLKDLSAEGYQLVGLEQSSDSKNLHTFKFDRKSVLVIGHERDGISDEVLRLLDEVVEIPVYGMPFSYNVATAGSMALYEYCRQFPSG, from the coding sequence ATGAACGAATTTATCCACCAAAGGCACAAGCCGCCCAGCTCACTAAATCGCCCACGCGAGCTAATCGTGGCGCTGCCGCCGATGCGCAGCAATGTCAATCTTGCCAGAATCGTCCGGGCGGCCGGATGCTGTGGGGTCACCAAGGTGATCGCTTGCGGCAATCAGCGAGTGGATCCGAAAATCGCACGTGATGCGTTGAGCTTTGTCGCGTTGGATCGCCGGCGCAGTTTGCCGCCCGTGCTGAAGGATCTCTCAGCAGAGGGCTACCAACTGGTTGGTCTAGAACAAAGCAGCGACTCCAAAAATCTGCATACGTTCAAGTTTGACCGCAAAAGCGTGCTCGTGATTGGGCACGAACGAGACGGCATTTCCGACGAAGTCTTGAGACTTTTGGACGAAGTGGTCGAAATCCCGGTTTATGGCATGCCATTCAGCTATAACGTCGCAACAGCCGGTTCCATGGCACTCTATGAGTACTGCCGACAATTCCCAAGCGGATAA
- a CDS encoding OPT/YSL family transporter translates to MKETTTKYRELTVAAVVLGIIQGVCLNVAFVYAALKLGFSIGGSTVAAIMGYAILRGVMRKGTMVENNINQTIASGINTAGTGVVFTVPALFILQAKLASAGNDSLTFEPLPLAIAGIAGAILGVIVIIPLRKQMIELDRLRFPSGVATATIIRAGSSGASKALLLAIGFAISAAWKVVMDFGLLATPDALLDSRGFGISAGEELHFGFGVIPDYCAPVVYLSLMNLAAGMLSGRGGLPFFLGGAVAWWLISPIAVHLGWVPNVLEATSFVGGQMLRPLGIGVIIGGALMGVVMALPAIRGAFATLSSAAKTAGLGGRPRDELSLRTIALGTIAALVLFFFASRMTADVTTTEAIISAIVGTIWLGLAALIVAQATGLTDISPMSGMALISVTLMMFLLNKNIAAAMIVGVAVCVAIGQGADMMQDLKTGFIIGARPIRQQIVQFGTTWIGALVALGVVYILWAGGAGGKNGFGDNTPLPAPQAAALVGVLEAVSNGNIPVDKYVSGGAIGAVLGAAPAPGIGVLVGLAMYLPFSITLGYGIGCLVQMGIQRLRGAAFCEENLVPLAAGLIVGEAIMGVMLTAYRILGS, encoded by the coding sequence ATGAAAGAAACCACCACCAAATATCGAGAACTGACTGTGGCGGCTGTCGTCTTGGGTATCATCCAAGGTGTATGTTTAAACGTTGCATTTGTTTACGCAGCATTAAAACTGGGGTTTTCTATCGGTGGCTCTACCGTTGCAGCGATCATGGGTTACGCGATCCTGCGTGGTGTGATGCGCAAGGGGACCATGGTTGAGAACAACATCAACCAAACGATCGCATCAGGCATCAACACCGCCGGCACAGGAGTCGTATTTACTGTCCCAGCCTTATTCATACTTCAAGCCAAACTCGCCTCTGCGGGCAATGACTCTCTCACATTCGAACCGTTACCATTGGCAATTGCTGGAATCGCTGGTGCAATCCTAGGAGTGATTGTGATCATTCCTTTGCGAAAACAGATGATCGAACTGGATCGACTACGTTTTCCGTCCGGTGTTGCCACGGCAACCATCATTCGCGCCGGATCATCGGGAGCCAGCAAGGCTCTTTTGCTCGCCATCGGTTTCGCGATTAGTGCGGCCTGGAAAGTCGTGATGGACTTTGGACTCCTTGCGACGCCTGATGCGTTGCTGGATTCGCGAGGTTTCGGCATTTCCGCCGGCGAAGAACTACATTTCGGCTTCGGTGTCATCCCTGACTACTGTGCGCCCGTCGTGTACCTCTCGCTGATGAATTTGGCGGCTGGCATGCTCTCCGGTCGCGGCGGCCTTCCATTCTTCCTGGGTGGCGCGGTGGCGTGGTGGCTTATCTCTCCCATCGCGGTCCACTTAGGCTGGGTTCCTAATGTGTTGGAGGCGACGTCGTTCGTGGGTGGACAAATGCTGCGGCCCTTGGGAATTGGCGTGATCATCGGCGGAGCATTGATGGGAGTAGTGATGGCTCTGCCAGCCATACGCGGAGCCTTTGCAACGCTCAGTAGCGCCGCAAAAACGGCAGGGTTGGGTGGTCGGCCCCGAGATGAACTGAGTCTTCGCACCATCGCATTGGGTACGATCGCAGCACTCGTGCTGTTTTTTTTTGCCTCGCGCATGACAGCTGACGTAACCACAACCGAAGCAATCATCTCCGCAATCGTCGGTACCATTTGGCTAGGACTTGCGGCATTGATTGTGGCTCAGGCAACAGGACTGACCGACATTTCACCCATGTCAGGCATGGCGTTAATTTCCGTCACCTTGATGATGTTTTTACTGAACAAGAACATTGCTGCCGCGATGATCGTGGGAGTAGCCGTCTGTGTGGCCATCGGACAGGGAGCCGACATGATGCAAGACTTGAAGACGGGCTTCATAATCGGCGCACGTCCCATCAGGCAACAGATCGTACAATTTGGCACCACCTGGATCGGCGCTCTTGTCGCACTCGGAGTCGTCTACATTCTGTGGGCTGGTGGTGCAGGTGGAAAAAATGGCTTTGGAGACAACACGCCATTGCCGGCCCCGCAAGCCGCTGCTTTGGTGGGCGTACTCGAAGCTGTCAGCAACGGCAATATCCCTGTGGACAAATATGTTTCCGGTGGTGCAATCGGCGCGGTGCTCGGCGCCGCGCCCGCCCCCGGAATCGGAGTATTGGTTGGCTTAGCCATGTACCTGCCATTCTCAATCACACTCGGCTACGGAATCGGTTGCTTGGTTCAGATGGGAATTCAGCGGTTGCGGGGCGCCGCCTTCTGCGAGGAAAACTTGGTGCCACTCGCAGCAGGGCTTATTGTCGGCGAGGCCATCATGGGTGTGATGCTAACCGCCTACCGAATCTTGGGGAGCTAA
- a CDS encoding sulfatase-like hydrolase/transferase: MKIKPSRFAVLWIFVFTNALAAADLPNADLPNADLPNADLPNADLPNADLPNADLPNADLPNIVLVFVDDLGYGDLGCYGNVQIRTPNIDRLATQGQRWTSFYSAGSTCVTSRTGLMSGRHPSLLAGAKLVDSRQSMMASMFKKHGYATAVIGKWHLADWRRDHFVKSPMHPLECGFEHYFGTPASNDIPAPPGKIQNRELFDHCDNFTFPVPLIRGRKVIEYPANQELFTQRYTAEAIKWIHNHRDERFFLYLPHNMPHAPVFASKSFQGRSEAGQYGDVIEEIDWSVGQLTATLDDLGLSRKTLFVFTSDNGPWKTFEVHGGSSGPLRGEKGTSWEGGYRVPAIFRWPGKIRPRSVDGIGASVDLYATFAALIGAEQPVGNAGYVSQDLRSALLDGGKSPRTAWLMDERDADAFRSGKWKIHLSTLSHLSDPVTRQSVPSIKHDPPLLFDLANDLSEQRNVASTHPEVVQRLLKQMQAFQSR, translated from the coding sequence ATGAAAATAAAGCCAAGTCGCTTTGCTGTACTTTGGATCTTCGTCTTCACGAACGCGTTGGCCGCGGCTGATTTACCGAACGCTGATTTACCGAACGCTGATTTACCGAACGCTGATTTACCGAACGCTGATTTACCGAACGCTGATTTACCGAACGCTGATTTACCGAACGCTGATTTACCGAACATAGTGCTCGTCTTTGTGGACGACTTAGGGTATGGGGACTTAGGGTGTTACGGGAATGTCCAAATCCGTACCCCCAACATTGATCGACTTGCCACTCAGGGGCAACGGTGGACCAGTTTTTACTCCGCCGGGTCGACCTGTGTGACGAGTCGTACTGGTCTGATGAGTGGACGTCATCCGTCTCTCCTAGCAGGGGCAAAGCTAGTTGATTCGCGCCAATCGATGATGGCATCCATGTTCAAGAAACATGGCTACGCCACCGCAGTGATTGGAAAGTGGCATCTTGCTGATTGGCGACGAGATCATTTTGTTAAGAGTCCCATGCATCCGTTGGAATGTGGTTTCGAACACTATTTTGGTACGCCCGCCAGCAATGATATTCCGGCTCCCCCAGGGAAGATTCAAAATCGGGAACTGTTTGATCATTGCGACAATTTTACTTTCCCCGTTCCGTTGATTCGGGGACGCAAAGTCATTGAGTATCCGGCAAATCAAGAGTTATTCACGCAGCGATACACGGCGGAGGCGATTAAGTGGATCCACAATCACCGAGATGAACGTTTTTTTCTCTACTTGCCACACAACATGCCGCATGCACCTGTATTTGCCTCCAAGTCGTTTCAGGGACGGAGCGAAGCAGGACAATATGGAGATGTAATCGAAGAGATTGATTGGTCGGTGGGCCAACTAACCGCGACCTTGGACGATCTAGGACTCTCTCGAAAAACACTTTTTGTCTTCACCAGCGATAACGGACCTTGGAAGACCTTTGAAGTACACGGCGGATCGTCAGGTCCCCTGCGAGGTGAAAAAGGTACTTCCTGGGAGGGCGGTTATCGAGTTCCTGCCATCTTTCGTTGGCCGGGGAAAATCAGACCTCGCTCCGTCGACGGAATTGGTGCAAGTGTCGATCTGTATGCAACATTTGCTGCACTGATTGGTGCCGAGCAACCAGTAGGGAACGCCGGCTATGTTTCTCAGGATTTGCGAAGTGCGCTTCTTGATGGTGGGAAGAGTCCCAGAACTGCCTGGCTCATGGATGAAAGGGATGCCGATGCGTTTCGGTCCGGTAAGTGGAAGATTCATCTCAGCACGCTGTCTCATCTTTCGGATCCAGTGACGCGTCAATCGGTTCCCTCGATCAAACATGATCCGCCCTTGTTGTTTGATTTAGCGAATGACCTGAGCGAACAAAGGAATGTTGCGTCAACTCATCCTGAAGTTGTGCAGCGGCTTCTCAAGCAGATGCAAGCTTTTCAATCTCGGTAG